The Siniperca chuatsi isolate FFG_IHB_CAS linkage group LG17, ASM2008510v1, whole genome shotgun sequence genomic sequence TACTGCTGAAACAGGCAACAGTGACTGAATGATGATTGAATCACTAATGCTGAGACAACACCTGAGACACTGCTCTCAGGCATCTCACCCACAGCGTTCTGATCTGTGTGAAGTCGCATCTTCAATATCACTGGGGTTACtgcattaacatgttttttctttagtctctattttaaaaaataatgaagatTTGAGTCATCTTCAAACACAGTGACTTTGTCATCTCTCTCGCAGGCAAATGGTCAGTGCATCACAGGATGGCAAGCTTCTCATCTGGGACACCTTCACAGGGAACAAGGTAAGATTCACATACCTTATGTTACGTCTGTATTACAAAGGTCTTATATGCAGAGTTTATGGTGTTGGTGCGGAGACATACTGACATCTTACTACTGTTGCACAAGTTCCGTTTCCACTGTGTAAGGAATTAAATCATGGTTTGGAAGATTGACTGATTTTAAATTTTGGCAGCAAGAAGTTCAGTTTTATAGATATCACCGACCAGTATCTACAGCCTACAAACACTGGTTTCAAACAGGTTATACAATATGTGAAGGAAGTTTTTAATCAACTAAACGAAATTTTCGCTTGCCAGTTGGTTGCTGTCCCACTAAAGTCAGCTTGGGTGATGAGTGTCGCCTTCGCCCCCTCTGGTAACCTGGTGGCCAGCGGTGGTCTGGATAACATGTGCACAGTGTACAACATCAAGGCTGCCAGCCCCAAGACCCTCAGGGAGCTGGATGCACACACAGGTGAGGATGACACTCACCAGCACCATTTTGCCTACCTAAATGGCTGAAAATGTACTCAgggaaacattaaaatgaagttTATATCACATATaagcatgaaaagaaatgaagtgATGTATGGTCAGACTGAGACATTGACAAAACTATTTCCCCCTGTCCCACCCAGGATACCTGTCTTGCTGCCGTTTCCTTAGCGACACTGAGATCTTGACAGCCTCCGGTGACACCACCTGGTGAGTTTATCATTGATCATTTTGCCTTCAGTTACAATGCATGGTTAGCAAAACTGACTACAATGCCACTGGAAACATCTGCAAAATGTCtaatgtgtaaaaatgtcagtCCATGGATGTtaaattttaattgtttttagcAATCACTTTTGTTTATGACCCTTTTCTTGTCACTAAACATGACACTGAAatgcataaaacacaaaatcataCACCATTTGTTTAGATTACTTCACTTATCTGGTCGGGGGGAAAAAATCCTCACCAGATTTCATTGAAACTATGAAACCATGATTTGCTTGCTTGTCACAGTAAATTAGCCTAGAGGTAGAGGTTTTCACAGATCTTACATTTTGGACCAGATACAAAATGGACTTGAGGAAAAACCTACCCAAAACTAGCATTTATGAATTAATTTTCACAAAAAAGAGACCCGATCCAAACAGAGCCCAGGACAATAAGACAGGatcctttcattctttcttttccttgcaCTCCTTCGTCTATAACGCTCTTCCTAACCTCTCCTCTCCAGCTGTCTGTGGGACCTGGAGACTGGCAAGCAGAAGATCATCTTCACCAACCACATTGGAGACTGCATGTCGCTGGCTCTCTCCCCCGACATGAACACCTTCATCTCTGGAGCCTGTGACTCTCTGGCCAAGCTGTGGGACCTGAGGGAAGGGGCCTGCAAGCAGACCTTCTCTGGACATACCAGCGACATCAACGCCATCTCTGTGAGGATCCCACtaagcatcacacacacacaggaaataacATAACCTTTATAACTTTTTGTCAAAGCTGGGAGAGGATTTGAAGACCACATTTGTTATACTTGTGTGTTTTGATCAGACAAGCCCAAATTCTTTACCATCTCTAGAAGTACAAGCATATTATTCTTTTTATCAGTTTCTATCATTGCTTCTGTGGATGTTAACTGAATTTTAGCACTGGGTTTTGGACGAGCAGGGAGCTGGGATGACTGACCCTCTAACATAATTAGAACTTGTGCCTGTAACTAACCAGCTTTTGGGTTTTGATAGGTAGCGTTAATATGGAATTACTAGCAATTCATTTCTACTGATGCTCTCATTTTGTGTAGAGCAgcctttgttttgctttgagtTGATTGGCTGTGGGTCAGTATACGGTGGCTAGTGAGGATTGAGTTTTGAACAGCAATGGCTATAAATTGTTAATTAGACAGTTAAAGTTTTCATATCttaagaaattaagaaaagCTTTACTGTTTGCCTGCCGAAATTTAGAAAGGTTAGAAAAATGTGTGAGTGGAAGGCTGCTGGTTTGATCCCCAGGCAGGATACAtctgggggagggggagtgaaACAGCAGCATTTCCATCATTACCACAGCTGAGAtgctcttgagcaaggcacttaatcCCCAACTGCTCAATTGGAGCAGCTGATTGGCcacttccaggtgtgaatgtgtgtaactgtgtgagtTCAATTAGGGCATTGCTCTTAGCAAAACTTTCCAGGATAACAAAAGtttcagaaaagaaagaaaatgtgcgATATGGAGTGAAACAATGCCATAACAGATGTATTTCCTCTGCTGAGTCCTTTATTTAAatcctcaccacacacacagtacatataaacaaaaactgtccttttcttctcctctcccaaCTTCAGTTCTTCCCCGGCGGGAATGCCATCATCACAGGCTCCGACGACTGCAGCTGCAAGATGTATGACCTGCGCTCCGACCAGGAGGTGATTGGCTACCAGGACACCAGCCTGAACGCCGGCGTCACGTCTTTGGCTCTCTCCAGCTCAGGCCGCCTTATCTTTGCCGGCTACGACGACTTCAACTGCCACATCTGGGACTCACTGAAGGGAGAGAAAGTTGGTGAGTTGCGTTTATGTATTCAGCATTTGAAGATGAATGACATCTTTTAATGTTTTCCAAAGAACTAACAGGACTGATGTGAACAGTCACCAGTTATAAATCAAAATTTCAGAGTGATAAATGGCATGTAGAGGTTTCAGAGTGGAGGTTAATGTTAGTTTCAGGAAGGGGAgagacaaacataaacacaagaaAAGAAGCCAAGTTtccaaaatcttttttttcaagtctaACCATGTAATCACTTAAATAAGCatcaataatgaaatgaaatgaattcaACTTGTAATTCAACTTTTGAAATCTCAAAGGCTTAATAGAATTGACTTTATAAACTATGctttcatttaatgttttgataaaaagtaaaaaaaaaacaataataataataataaacaataggCCACAATTATATTTGCAACAGGTAGGTGGCACTACTGCACTGTATGCTAACTGCATAATTACAAATTCAAAAGGATGTATTCTTCCAACAAAAACAGCTGGTTCATTCTTTTAACAGAGGGATTTTTAATCTATTTACATTGCTTCATTAACACGTTATgatgcacacaaaaaatgtaaGATGATAACATGTTAGTTAAACAAAAATGAGGTAAGCTAAGTTTCAAATGTGCAAGCTCAGACTCAGTGGGAATGTGTTTGGGTGAATAAAagtctctcctttcctttctttcccctccttccctcttcttttttccttttgtttcttttccttttccatttgtttcctcttgtctgtttccttttctctcctctttccttttcctttacTTACATTCCTTTCTTTTGCATActgtctcctcttccctcctttctttcctttcattccttttCCAtaccctctcctctcctctcctcctctaggTGTGCTGTCTGGTCATGACAACAGGGTGAGCTGCACCGGTGTCCCCAGTGACGGTATGGGCGTCTGCACAGGATCCTGGGACAGCTTCCTCAAACTGTGGAACTGAAGTGTCCCGGCGGAGGAAAACActgggagaggagaaggagaggaaaaggaggaaaggGGGAGGAAAGGGGTGAAGatatggaggaggaggggaaaatAAACTAGAGACAAGTGAGATTGGAGGATATTTGGTGCAGATGCTTGAGCACAgatcttcctctctttctctctccctctctacttCTTCCTTATTCATGTATGCAAAATATGAGAGGTTGCGAATGAGTCACGTTTTATAAATGGCACCAGGTAAACAGTGCATGATGCACCCTGCTGCATGTACAAgagagttttattgttgttgagaCGATTTAAACgctgaaaaaatgaaaacataaaacatagcACATTATTCAAAATGATAACGAGCAGAAAATAAGCTCTAATTGAGAATGTCAATTACACACATAGActtttgacaataaaaaaaagaaagaacacgTGAATATTGAAAATAAGACTATAGGattacagatttatttttattgtctttgaCCTGTAAAAGAGCCCTGCACTTATTTAGATGAAAGATTGATATGtaaatttatttgtattttatagttTAACACATTAGGATGGAGAGTTGATGTACAgtgtcctttctttttttcttttttgggggggctgCACATATCCTGAGTTAATGTGTATGGTAGAGCTGCCATCTTGGGTCCCCTGCTAACAACCAGCAGACTTTGACGACTGCTGCTGTTTCCCCATCTCACCGTGAAAATCTGATCCATCGTCTGAACCCAGACGAATGAAGACTCAAAGGTGGAGCCAGGCTGGCAGGCTGTGAGACTGGCTGCCGGGTGGCGGTCTGACCTGTGAAACACTCTGTAAAGACctgtaaactttattttactcCCCTGGGTTCAGCTGCATTTTGTAGTACTTTTACACTTGTGCAGTTCCTCTGTAAAAAGACGAAATGTTTGTTGAAAATCTTTCTAATAAACATAGAATTCTGCATTAACACCACATcagagtctgtgtgtttgtgtgtgctaaTGGCTAGGAATGATCTTGAACATGATATGAAAgaattacacatgtacaagtagaAAACAGTAGTTTAAATTTGCCCCTGCAGTTGCAGCTGCTGAGCTCTGGAGGACAAATTAGTCTGGAGGGCAGTTTCATTAGTAAGGTCAACACACATCAGCAGCATGACTCACACCTGCACACAACAGCAGCGAGGATATAAAAATGTTGGTGCAAAATTGTGGCTGTATAGTGAACTTGGTCATTCTAAAGGATGGACACTAATGTTTACGGTTTAATTTTTAGATTTGTTCTAGTATTTTATTCTGTCAAAATACCTAGTTGCAACATCATGTCCACTggaataaaaggaaaaacatcacagaacaaaaacatggaCACAGAAATTTAACATACATCATTCTGGGATTTGGGGGGTTTCAGCACTGGTGAATATTTTATAGGCtgattacagtatttttagattattatatatgtttgtaGTCAGTAAGTAGTAAGTAGTGCATTTGACtacttttatattgtgttactggattataattattgatgcattaatgtattcatcactttaatgttgcatctgttaaaggtggagctcattttgattATCTGCTGCTGGGTAGTTTGTGAATTTCTccccggggatcaataaagtctaaTCTcatcttaatctataataatacatcataatgtatttgttggtaatattttagcattattaatctgaatccgCAAagaaactagtaactaaagttatgaAATAgttgtagtgaagtagaagtataaagtagcagaaaatggaaatactcaagtaaagtacaagtagctcACTATTGtacttactgtaagtacagtacttgagtaaatgtactttccaccactgttgccttcctCAGAGCATGAGTCTTCAACAGCAGATCATTTACATACAACACAAATAAGACAGTGGCCTAATTCCACACAGAGGTACAACAGACCAAACCCAGCCAAAATAACCATTGCTTTCCATCTGCAGAGGGCCCAGGCACAGTCACTGTAACAATGCACACGCTAATAAAgagaaaaattatatttttatctgaccattaatcagtttttattctatttattcagctttaaaaatgttttatgtttatgctacatgtaaaatgttttatcttggGTTTTACACATTACTCTTGTccataaaatgaaatgtgtagttaaaatgttcttttatttcACGTTAATGGGGACAAATCTAACCTATGCAGATTATTAAAAGTGCAGCTTTACTGCAAATTTCAACCGTTCGGTGGAGActcataattaaaaaaactgtGTGGTTCTTATGCCTAATGCAAGTATGaaatgcataataataataatagcctaataataacaatacattttctttactgGGTGGGGCCATTGAAGGTTTCATTTATTAACCCATGGTGTTTTCTATGCAAAattttgcaaagtaactagtaactacatcatataaatgtagtagagtacaAAGTGTTTTCTCCCTCAGAAATATGGTGAAGTGGAGGTATAGAGCAGAGAAGGAAATACTACAGTACAGAACAGGTCACTGTCAGTCCAGAGGGAGAGTTCATCCTTCGTGGAGgacaacattttaacaacagGTGGCGGTAGTGCACCATAAAGCTGTTTGACTCTCtgaacaaagaagaagaggaatgtTGGCCGGTGTTGCGTTTTGATATTTCCGACAGCACCTGACGTACACAGCAGCCGCAGTCACCCTGCAGCTGAACTGATCCTCCGGACCTCCATCACCTCTGCTCACCGGGTATCTGCCACCATCAGCCGGCCATGGCGCCCCGGAGGTTCTTCGTGGGAGGAAACTGGAAGATGAA encodes the following:
- the gnb3b gene encoding guanine nucleotide-binding protein G(I)/G(S)/G(T) subunit beta-3b; translated protein: MAAEKAEMDALKKECDGLRAQIEAARKAVNDSSMSAAAANASAVGRVQLKLRKTLKGHLAKIYAMHWSADSRQMVSASQDGKLLIWDTFTGNKLVAVPLKSAWVMSVAFAPSGNLVASGGLDNMCTVYNIKAASPKTLRELDAHTGYLSCCRFLSDTEILTASGDTTCCLWDLETGKQKIIFTNHIGDCMSLALSPDMNTFISGACDSLAKLWDLREGACKQTFSGHTSDINAISFFPGGNAIITGSDDCSCKMYDLRSDQEVIGYQDTSLNAGVTSLALSSSGRLIFAGYDDFNCHIWDSLKGEKVGVLSGHDNRVSCTGVPSDGMGVCTGSWDSFLKLWN